One stretch of Synergistaceae bacterium DNA includes these proteins:
- a CDS encoding tetratricopeptide repeat protein, with protein MRIKNFILAASLSLLITSASNAAVTLTNTDPHVGEQVIFSVQSSQIPSGGSVEWSVAPTTGKNPARITLRAGGREFAFTPLDTQPVKVTANFINYNGDIIETSESTITPTEFVINSQVVVDKPLTLWDSSKHSNNVMKDSDLLANTPIKIRAELAPEFKGEHTFKFVSDAATALMSQDENEIFIRRGSVGESEIMVTAFNSSGIKLGQGSAKIRINIPMSRFEESSREREAWNLWQKSQEEWEGKNYANAVKLANQAVNLAPRDSEIVDGTRAFNTNFARFTKAEKLRSDAKKFDSSKKFDDALKNLRAAAVIWPLDTDAEEIAQAEQKVNDYRLLVQQSNWLIDTGRAYDSENMFEEALEYYAKGIAIVSNDSVSDRMEKIRNRLTLIANADKYAGEGNSLEREGKLTEALQKYGASVLSNPDATLKAHIEELQSVIARRERQAQTLYREGNELMRKNSNQEALKRFRESVNVWPNDDARRRITQLRNVRLPADTVLRGPEDFGIGTKLDAQRISNEADKLYSQGRLDEALNLYRRAQTISENPQLKDWLKRFESSIRERNAVSAANKQINEANALYKSGKVKEALDLYRESLKVHPNKEIESFLKRQGAASK; from the coding sequence ATGCGTATAAAAAATTTTATCTTAGCAGCGTCGTTATCGCTATTAATTACTAGTGCGTCAAATGCTGCAGTAACTCTCACAAATACAGATCCTCACGTGGGTGAGCAAGTAATTTTTTCCGTTCAGAGTTCGCAAATACCTTCGGGCGGGTCTGTTGAGTGGTCAGTTGCTCCTACAACCGGCAAGAATCCGGCAAGAATCACACTCAGGGCAGGCGGGCGCGAGTTTGCATTTACTCCATTAGATACACAGCCCGTTAAAGTTACAGCAAATTTCATTAATTACAACGGCGATATAATCGAGACTTCAGAAAGCACTATTACACCGACGGAATTTGTGATTAATTCTCAAGTCGTAGTTGATAAGCCGTTAACTTTATGGGACTCGTCAAAGCATTCAAATAATGTCATGAAAGACAGCGATTTATTAGCGAATACTCCCATTAAGATTCGCGCTGAACTTGCACCGGAATTCAAAGGCGAACACACATTTAAATTTGTATCAGACGCGGCGACGGCATTAATGAGTCAGGACGAGAACGAAATTTTTATCAGGCGCGGAAGTGTCGGAGAAAGTGAAATAATGGTAACTGCTTTTAACTCATCGGGAATAAAACTCGGTCAGGGCTCGGCAAAAATAAGAATAAATATTCCCATGTCAAGATTTGAAGAGTCTTCACGTGAGCGCGAGGCTTGGAATCTATGGCAGAAATCACAGGAAGAATGGGAAGGCAAAAATTATGCAAACGCCGTGAAACTTGCAAATCAAGCCGTAAATCTTGCACCTAGAGACTCTGAAATTGTAGACGGAACGAGGGCATTTAACACGAATTTTGCGAGATTCACAAAGGCCGAGAAATTACGTTCGGACGCTAAAAAATTTGACTCCAGCAAAAAATTTGATGATGCTTTGAAAAATTTGCGTGCTGCTGCTGTAATATGGCCTCTTGATACTGATGCGGAAGAAATAGCACAGGCCGAACAGAAAGTTAATGATTATAGATTACTAGTTCAGCAGTCTAATTGGCTTATAGACACGGGGCGGGCTTATGACAGTGAAAACATGTTCGAGGAGGCACTCGAATATTACGCAAAGGGAATCGCAATAGTATCAAATGACTCAGTGAGCGACAGAATGGAAAAAATTAGAAATCGCTTGACTCTCATAGCAAACGCCGATAAATACGCAGGTGAGGGGAATTCTTTAGAACGTGAAGGCAAATTAACGGAGGCCCTGCAAAAATACGGCGCAAGTGTCTTAAGCAACCCGGACGCAACTCTAAAGGCTCATATTGAAGAATTGCAAAGTGTAATAGCAAGACGAGAGAGACAAGCCCAGACTCTTTATCGTGAAGGTAATGAGTTAATGCGCAAAAATAGCAATCAGGAAGCATTAAAGAGATTCCGCGAAAGTGTAAACGTTTGGCCTAATGATGACGCAAGACGGAGAATAACTCAATTAAGAAATGTGAGACTCCCGGCTGATACAGTTTTGAGAGGGCCTGAAGATTTCGGGATCGGGACAAAATTAGACGCTCAAAGAATATCAAACGAGGCAGACAAATTATATTCACAGGGCAGACTCGACGAGGCATTGAATCTTTACAGGAGGGCGCAGACAATTTCAGAGAATCCGCAATTAAAGGACTGGCTCAAGAGATTCGAGAGTTCAATCAGGGAACGCAACGCAGTCAGTGCAGCAAACAAGCAAATTAACGAGGCAAACGCGCTTTATAAATCAGGCAAAGTGAAGGAAGCTCTTGACTTATATCGTGAAAGTCTCAAAGTTCACCCTAATAAAGAAATAGAATCCTTCTTAAAGCGTCAGGGGGCTGCATCTAAGTGA